One stretch of Oceanimonas pelagia DNA includes these proteins:
- a CDS encoding adenosine deaminase, producing MNKMKLAIAAGVVISLSGCASILTDKTQRINVVSSSSQKLQVQIDGRTQNAPGIITVQKENKDKTLSVVTEGCEQEIALNKEVEPTFFVNILSGGAFGSTTDYASEKMWRYQDSVEIKCPQ from the coding sequence ATGAACAAAATGAAGCTCGCCATTGCTGCTGGTGTTGTTATTTCCCTGTCCGGCTGTGCCAGTATTTTGACCGACAAGACCCAGCGGATTAATGTAGTATCTTCATCTTCGCAAAAGTTGCAGGTGCAGATTGACGGACGTACTCAGAATGCGCCCGGTATTATCACTGTTCAGAAAGAGAACAAGGACAAGACTTTGTCCGTTGTCACCGAAGGTTGTGAGCAGGAAATTGCGCTGAATAAGGAAGTTGAACCGACTTTCTTTGTCAACATTCTTTCCGGCGGCGCTTTTGGCTCGACCACCGATTACGCTTCCGAAAAAATGTGGCGTTATCAGGACTCCGTTGAGATCAAGTGTCCTCAGTAA
- a CDS encoding Lnb N-terminal periplasmic domain-containing protein gives MAKESQLPSLSATERAQLAALFHFQNGKPKITDPAFLLSGSERDLQAEFESNLNVYMNMEQRADYLCRFPARSLWISRLLGEEVPGFEHCEELYEYIQRVPADDISLVYASENLLSPSSFMGHSFIKMKDQEDRRAHAVSYFTEVEGFNLPAIMFEALVTGKEGYFIVSPYEEAKRYYKDIEGRNVYEYSLALNDFDRELIRLHLWELKDKQIDYYFHTNNCATLTLDILALAKPVLLQHGEEWLSPLDVVKYVNDHGMVEKVSISPSLGWKVRAFGEGLDYQEKEALRQKLVDHGRLEPLSSVEDLLQHEYRHALNDWLYFEKRIDRELYERNRAEIIRHDRDYQHFLLDLSDYKNPVHRAADSQFMIGARLREANANLLVSWLPASHLTVDDNRNAFSESTLQVLKSTLGIDKEHLYLDEVVLYGIESYIPRDEVIGGLSGRFRLLWERGGYDSYSTNRRFHVDAALGVANSSREGALSYATLGSGLSANGHGMWLSPQFELGSFLYLANNSKLNLKYRMVFNELNQGDVINNVEVVNTYHLGSYALDVGLSYAGNQHFSEPQALFNIRRFY, from the coding sequence ATGGCCAAGGAAAGCCAGCTTCCGAGTCTCTCGGCTACTGAGAGGGCTCAACTGGCAGCACTCTTTCATTTTCAGAATGGAAAGCCAAAGATCACGGATCCGGCGTTTTTGTTGTCCGGTAGCGAGAGAGACCTGCAAGCCGAATTCGAAAGTAATCTGAATGTATACATGAACATGGAACAAAGGGCGGACTACCTGTGTCGTTTTCCGGCCAGATCGCTGTGGATATCCAGATTACTGGGTGAGGAGGTGCCGGGCTTTGAGCACTGTGAGGAGTTGTATGAGTACATTCAGCGGGTGCCTGCTGATGACATCAGCCTGGTCTATGCATCAGAAAACCTTCTCAGTCCCAGCAGCTTTATGGGGCACTCATTCATCAAAATGAAAGACCAGGAAGATCGCAGAGCCCATGCGGTATCCTACTTCACCGAAGTGGAGGGTTTCAATCTTCCTGCGATTATGTTTGAGGCCCTTGTAACGGGTAAAGAAGGCTACTTTATCGTCTCGCCTTATGAGGAAGCCAAACGTTATTACAAGGACATTGAAGGAAGAAACGTTTACGAATACAGCCTGGCACTGAATGATTTTGATCGCGAGCTTATTCGGCTGCACTTGTGGGAGCTGAAAGACAAGCAGATTGATTACTACTTCCATACCAACAATTGTGCCACCCTGACTCTGGATATTCTCGCGCTGGCCAAGCCAGTGTTGCTGCAACATGGCGAAGAATGGCTGAGCCCGCTGGATGTGGTCAAATATGTTAATGACCATGGAATGGTCGAGAAGGTCAGTATCTCTCCCTCACTGGGCTGGAAGGTCCGGGCGTTTGGAGAAGGCCTTGACTATCAGGAGAAGGAAGCTCTTCGTCAGAAACTGGTCGATCATGGCAGGCTTGAGCCCTTGAGCAGCGTTGAAGACCTGCTACAGCACGAATACCGGCATGCGCTCAATGACTGGCTGTATTTTGAAAAGCGAATTGACAGGGAACTGTACGAGCGTAACCGAGCCGAGATAATCAGGCATGACAGGGATTATCAGCATTTTTTGCTTGATCTTTCAGACTACAAGAACCCGGTACATCGTGCCGCCGACTCACAATTCATGATTGGTGCGCGGCTTCGTGAGGCGAATGCCAACCTGCTGGTGTCCTGGTTACCGGCTTCACACCTGACTGTTGATGACAACAGAAATGCCTTTAGCGAATCAACCCTGCAGGTATTAAAGAGTACTCTTGGCATAGACAAGGAACACCTCTATCTGGATGAGGTGGTATTGTATGGTATCGAGAGTTATATCCCTCGCGATGAGGTGATTGGTGGCCTGTCTGGCCGATTTCGTTTGCTATGGGAGCGAGGTGGTTACGACAGTTACAGTACCAACCGACGGTTTCATGTGGATGCTGCCTTGGGAGTGGCGAACAGCAGCCGGGAAGGCGCTCTGAGCTACGCCACGTTGGGTTCTGGCCTGTCTGCCAATGGGCACGGGATGTGGCTAAGCCCTCAGTTTGAGCTGGGCTCGTTTCTGTATCTTGCCAATAACTCCAAGCTTAACCTGAAATATCGTATGGTTTTCAACGAGTTGAACCAGGGTGATGTCATTAATAATGTTGAGGTGGTAAATACTTACCACCTTGGCAGTTATGCTCTGGATGTTGGTCTGTCATATGCGGGGAATCAGCATTTCTCCGAGCCTCAGGCACTGTTCAATATAAGAAGGTTTTACTGA
- a CDS encoding Rho-binding antiterminator — MMSCEQHDYIEIACLYRYSVTLTLVSGEQITGQALDTARNNDKAECLKMRIGDEVRLLPLASLARMTATSPNPHFVQVDFD; from the coding sequence ATGATGAGCTGCGAACAACACGACTATATCGAAATCGCCTGCCTGTACCGGTATTCCGTTACCCTGACGCTGGTGTCGGGCGAACAAATCACAGGTCAGGCCCTCGACACCGCCCGCAATAATGACAAGGCCGAGTGCCTGAAAATGCGCATCGGCGACGAAGTGCGGCTGCTGCCCCTGGCCAGCCTGGCGCGCATGACCGCGACCAGTCCCAATCCGCACTTCGTGCAGGTCGACTTCGACTGA
- a CDS encoding Lrp/AsnC family transcriptional regulator, with translation MIQLDRTDRRILDLMQRHGRISNLELAERVGLSPSPCSRRVKALEDAGLIADHVTLLDAAKLGLTLQAYIHISLDRHTPERFETFDAAVLNFPEVLECDLITGTEADYQLKVIVRDMEHYQQFLLGKLTRLEGVTGVRSSFVLRRIKHDTALPLDHLV, from the coding sequence CTGATACAACTGGATCGCACCGACAGGCGCATTCTCGACCTGATGCAGCGCCACGGCCGCATCAGCAATCTGGAGCTGGCCGAGCGGGTGGGGTTGTCGCCCTCGCCCTGCTCGCGCCGGGTCAAGGCGCTGGAAGACGCCGGTCTGATTGCCGACCACGTCACCCTGCTCGACGCTGCCAAACTGGGGCTGACATTGCAGGCCTATATTCATATTTCCCTCGATAGGCACACGCCGGAGCGGTTTGAAACCTTTGATGCCGCCGTGCTGAACTTTCCCGAGGTGCTGGAATGCGACCTGATCACCGGCACCGAGGCGGACTACCAGCTCAAGGTGATCGTGCGCGATATGGAGCACTATCAGCAGTTTTTGCTGGGCAAGCTGACCCGGCTCGAGGGCGTGACCGGGGTGCGCTCCAGCTTTGTGCTGCGGCGCATCAAGCACGACACCGCGCTGCCCCTGGACCACCTGGTGTAA
- a CDS encoding NAD(P)/FAD-dependent oxidoreductase has protein sequence MKLYDLVIVGAGPAGMAAATAAAEQGLTVAVLDEQAAPGGQIYRAISAPALRDEGILGPDYYHGRRLLAPFARAAVDYIPSASVWEITREREVRFSAGGQARTLRAGRILLATGAQERPVPFPGWQLPGVMSCGAAQIMLKTSGLTPPAPLVLAGSGPLLLLIALQLHRAGVDIAAVLDTTPRDNYLKAGRHVGGALRGWKVLVKGLGYLARLRASGVACLSQVSQLRAEAGEDGKLARVHFTHQGQPRTLSATSLLVHQGVVPNVQLSRAIGIDHRWDEQQLCWRPVTDSWGETNIPGIFVAGDGAGIGGAAAAEQAGRLASWQMARQLGCLDRQDRDRLATPVRRALAPVLAIRPFLDVLYQPAREFLTPSDDTLVCRCEEVTAGDVRRFARMGCTGPNQTKAFSRVGMGPCQGRMCGLTVAQIIADTRQSTPAEVGYYRIRSPIKPLTLRELANLGDTDQP, from the coding sequence ATGAAGCTGTATGACCTGGTGATTGTCGGCGCCGGCCCGGCCGGCATGGCCGCCGCCACGGCGGCCGCCGAACAGGGCCTGACCGTGGCCGTGCTGGACGAACAGGCCGCCCCCGGCGGCCAGATCTACCGGGCCATCTCGGCCCCCGCCCTACGGGATGAAGGCATTCTGGGACCGGATTATTACCATGGCCGCCGGTTGCTGGCGCCCTTCGCTCGGGCCGCTGTGGACTATATTCCGTCTGCTAGCGTGTGGGAAATCACCCGCGAGCGTGAAGTCCGCTTTTCGGCCGGAGGCCAGGCCCGCACCCTGCGCGCCGGCAGAATACTGCTGGCCACCGGTGCCCAGGAAAGACCCGTGCCCTTTCCCGGCTGGCAGTTGCCCGGCGTCATGAGCTGTGGCGCCGCCCAGATCATGCTCAAGACCAGCGGCCTGACGCCGCCGGCACCGCTGGTGCTGGCCGGCAGCGGCCCGCTGCTGCTGCTGATTGCGCTGCAACTGCACCGCGCCGGAGTCGACATTGCCGCCGTGCTCGACACCACCCCCCGCGACAACTACCTCAAGGCCGGCCGGCATGTTGGTGGCGCCCTGCGCGGCTGGAAAGTGCTGGTCAAGGGGCTCGGCTACCTGGCCCGGCTTCGGGCCTCAGGGGTTGCCTGCCTGAGTCAGGTCAGTCAGCTTCGGGCCGAGGCGGGTGAAGACGGCAAACTGGCCCGGGTCCACTTCACCCACCAGGGCCAGCCCCGGACCCTGAGCGCCACCAGCCTGCTGGTGCATCAGGGCGTGGTGCCCAATGTACAGCTGAGCCGGGCCATTGGCATCGACCACCGGTGGGACGAACAACAGCTGTGCTGGCGCCCGGTTACCGACAGTTGGGGTGAAACCAACATACCGGGCATCTTTGTCGCCGGTGATGGTGCGGGCATCGGTGGTGCCGCTGCCGCCGAGCAGGCGGGCCGCCTGGCCAGCTGGCAGATGGCCCGTCAGCTTGGCTGCCTTGACCGGCAGGACCGGGATCGGCTGGCCACGCCGGTGCGCCGGGCCCTGGCCCCTGTACTGGCCATTCGTCCGTTTCTGGATGTGCTCTACCAGCCTGCCAGGGAGTTTCTCACGCCGTCCGACGACACCCTGGTGTGCCGCTGCGAAGAGGTCACCGCCGGTGATGTTCGCCGCTTTGCCCGCATGGGCTGCACCGGCCCCAACCAGACCAAGGCCTTCAGCCGGGTGGGCATGGGGCCCTGCCAGGGCCGCATGTGCGGCCTGACGGTGGCGCAGATCATCGCCGATACCCGCCAGAGCACACCGGCGGAGGTGGGGTATTACCGTATTCGTTCGCCCATCAAGCCGCTGACCCTGCGGGAGCTGGCCAACCTGGGCGACACGGACCAACCCTGA
- a CDS encoding (2Fe-2S)-binding protein — protein sequence MQTDSPFNRLETASAATVTIEIDGQPFTAREGDSVAAALLAAGAIPSRTTPVSASPRAPYCMMGVCFECLVEVDGLANVQGCMVQVSEGMRVRRQNGARALTQGDVHEAV from the coding sequence GTGCAGACCGATTCCCCCTTTAACCGGCTGGAGACGGCATCCGCCGCTACCGTGACCATCGAGATTGACGGCCAGCCCTTTACCGCCCGCGAAGGCGACTCGGTGGCCGCCGCCCTGCTCGCTGCCGGCGCCATACCGTCACGCACCACGCCGGTGTCCGCCAGCCCGCGCGCGCCCTATTGCATGATGGGGGTGTGTTTCGAGTGCCTGGTAGAAGTGGATGGCCTGGCCAATGTGCAGGGCTGCATGGTGCAGGTGAGCGAGGGCATGCGCGTGCGCCGCCAGAACGGTGCCCGTGCACTGACGCAGGGAGACGTTCATGAAGCTGTATGA
- a CDS encoding NAD(P)/FAD-dependent oxidoreductase gives MSVRNHASRHDTDVAIIGGGLVGMSLAYGLLHQGKTVTVFDEGDQALRASRGNFGLVWVQGKGDTCPDYARLTRLSARLWPGLASELRQDTGIDIELQQNGGLYVCLDQASLQQRADMLARMQQDAGGDYPYEVLTAEQARQKEPALGPTIAGATWSPMDGHLNPLLLFRALHQAFARRGGRLINGQPVEHIRPLPDGFDIRLPGACLSAGKVVLAAGLGNKTLAPPLGLHAPVEPNRGQVLITERLKPFIHYPTGHVRQTGEGTVQLGDSKEDVGLDTGTTAEELGKIAARAIRMYPVLEKVRLIRAWGALRVMTPDGYPIYQQSDRYPGAYVVTCHSGVTLGAAHAGPLVDWLLGKDTEISLEAFSADRFPL, from the coding sequence ATGTCGGTTCGCAACCATGCCAGCCGCCACGACACCGATGTGGCCATCATCGGCGGCGGTCTGGTGGGCATGTCCCTGGCCTACGGCCTGTTGCACCAGGGCAAAACGGTCACTGTCTTCGATGAAGGCGATCAGGCGCTGCGGGCCTCGCGGGGCAACTTCGGCCTGGTCTGGGTGCAGGGCAAGGGCGACACCTGCCCCGACTACGCCCGGCTTACCCGGCTGTCGGCCCGGCTCTGGCCAGGACTGGCCAGCGAGCTGCGGCAGGATACCGGCATCGATATCGAACTGCAGCAGAACGGCGGCCTTTACGTGTGCCTGGATCAGGCCAGCCTGCAGCAACGGGCCGACATGCTGGCCCGAATGCAGCAGGATGCCGGCGGCGACTACCCCTATGAGGTGCTCACTGCCGAGCAGGCCCGGCAAAAGGAGCCGGCGCTGGGCCCCACCATCGCCGGCGCTACCTGGTCACCCATGGATGGCCACCTCAACCCCCTGCTGCTGTTTCGCGCCCTGCACCAGGCTTTTGCACGGCGTGGCGGGCGCCTGATCAATGGCCAGCCGGTAGAGCATATTCGGCCATTACCGGACGGCTTTGACATTCGCCTGCCCGGTGCCTGCCTGAGTGCCGGCAAGGTGGTGCTGGCCGCCGGCCTGGGTAACAAGACGCTGGCCCCGCCACTGGGCCTGCATGCGCCGGTGGAGCCCAACCGCGGTCAGGTGCTGATCACCGAGCGGCTCAAGCCCTTTATTCACTACCCCACCGGCCATGTTCGCCAGACCGGCGAGGGTACGGTGCAACTGGGCGATTCCAAGGAGGATGTGGGTCTCGACACCGGCACCACCGCCGAAGAGCTCGGTAAAATTGCCGCCCGGGCCATTCGCATGTATCCGGTGCTGGAAAAGGTGCGGCTGATCCGCGCCTGGGGCGCGCTGCGGGTAATGACCCCGGACGGCTATCCCATCTATCAACAGTCGGACCGTTACCCCGGTGCCTATGTGGTGACCTGCCACAGCGGCGTGACCCTGGGAGCGGCCCACGCCGGTCCGCTGGTCGACTGGCTGCTGGGCAAAGACACAGAGATTTCCCTGGAGGCGTTCAGTGCAGACCGATTCCCCCTTTAA
- the dctP gene encoding TRAP transporter substrate-binding protein DctP codes for MKTRIEYSSLAKSLLLALTLAGTAAEAATLKISHVRPQGTAIDQDVHQLSDELKAATDGSLKLKVYAANALGDYTVVQERVSLGAIDMAVQPPSAGADKRFQVIYMPYMVKNWDDARAAYSPGSPLRNTIDELYRAQDIKVLAAWPVYFGGIALNKEVDQVANPVHDKGAKLRVPPMKSFQMLADNTGFIGSPLPFSEAFTAVQTGVVDGVMGSGAEGYYASFRDVTKSYVPLNTHFEVWFLQINAERYADLDDADRAALDQAARAFEQRRWESAQADQAAYEQRLADAGASIVTVTDADIDAYANVARQHVWPEIMKDIGQDWAEQVLAQFK; via the coding sequence ATGAAAACACGGATTGAATACAGCTCCCTGGCCAAAAGCCTGCTGCTGGCCCTGACCCTGGCCGGCACCGCCGCCGAGGCCGCCACCCTCAAGATTTCCCATGTGCGGCCTCAGGGCACCGCCATCGACCAGGACGTGCACCAGCTCTCCGACGAGCTGAAGGCCGCCACCGATGGCTCGCTCAAGCTCAAGGTGTATGCCGCCAACGCCCTGGGAGACTACACGGTAGTCCAGGAGCGGGTCAGCCTGGGCGCCATCGACATGGCGGTGCAACCCCCTTCCGCCGGTGCCGACAAACGCTTTCAGGTGATCTACATGCCCTACATGGTGAAAAACTGGGACGATGCCCGTGCGGCCTACAGCCCCGGGTCACCGCTGCGCAATACCATTGACGAACTGTACCGGGCGCAGGACATCAAGGTGCTGGCCGCCTGGCCGGTGTACTTCGGCGGTATCGCCCTCAACAAGGAGGTGGACCAGGTGGCCAATCCGGTCCACGACAAGGGCGCCAAGCTGCGGGTACCGCCGATGAAGTCGTTTCAGATGCTGGCCGACAACACCGGTTTCATCGGCTCGCCGCTGCCCTTCTCCGAAGCCTTCACCGCGGTACAGACCGGGGTGGTGGACGGCGTCATGGGCTCGGGCGCCGAGGGTTACTACGCCTCGTTCCGGGATGTGACCAAGTCCTATGTGCCGCTCAACACCCATTTCGAGGTGTGGTTCCTGCAGATCAATGCCGAACGCTATGCCGATCTGGACGATGCAGACCGCGCCGCCCTGGACCAGGCCGCCCGGGCCTTTGAACAGCGCCGCTGGGAAAGTGCCCAGGCCGATCAGGCCGCCTACGAACAACGCCTGGCCGACGCCGGCGCCAGCATTGTGACCGTGACCGATGCCGATATCGACGCCTATGCCAATGTGGCCCGGCAGCACGTCTGGCCCGAGATCATGAAAGACATCGGCCAGGACTGGGCCGAGCAGGTGCTGGCCCAGTTCAAGTAA